The Papaver somniferum cultivar HN1 chromosome 3, ASM357369v1, whole genome shotgun sequence genome includes a region encoding these proteins:
- the LOC113360024 gene encoding uncharacterized protein LOC113360024, protein MTHIGIEANPEKIRAIREMPSPRTKKEVQNLAGRLASLDRFISRSSDRFKPFFDVLKKAVNFSWTDECEKAFDEIKQYLSTPPVLVIPKTGQPIGVYLAATENAVSAVLFVTDPHEKPAYFVSKSLTGEETRYKKIEKIALALFHASRRLKPYFQGRKIVVYSEYPLKRILERANDSSRLSIWSNFLGAYEIKYESKTAEKGHALAALLAYFPVDDIETVVGEEEELFKPIESATDQTGGDSAMEVDTPEPLWTVFTDGSSNVGEAGVGCVILTPEGWRIEKATRLGFQASNNEAGYEVSIIGLKAVKQLDAKNVKLVTDSMLVVNQFLGTYRDKKERMALYLDHMREMANEFDQLSIGKRLRLENKHADALAYPSSAVETDTTCFVVVDFQEFPSISDNHFVLALEHASGGERTNTSAHGDTENIDSSMDVDSPVIDDSGNPAENVSDWRQPYIRYLTTSELPEDEKLASKVKKNAWTYSMIEGLLYNKL, encoded by the coding sequence ATGACGCACATAGGAATCGAGGCGAATCCAGAGAAAATCAGAGCTATTAGAGAGATGCCATCCCCAAGAACGAAGAAGGAGGTCCAGAATCTAGCGGGACGATTAGCATCTTTAGATCGTTTCATTTCACGCTCTTCGGATCGATTCAAACCATTCTTTGATGTGTTGAAGAAAGCAGTGAATTTTAGTTGGACGGATGAGTGCGAAAAAGCTTTCGATGAGATCAAACAGTATTTGTCAACTCCTCCAGTTTTGGTGATCCCAAAAACTGGACAACCTATCGGAGTTTATTTGGCTGCAACGGAGAACGCGGTAAGTGCAGTGCTGTTTGTTACAGATCCACATGAAAAACCTGCTTACTTCGTCAGTAAATCTCTGACGGGGGAGGAAACACGATACAAGAAAATTGAGAAGATAGCGCTTGCACTTTTCCATGCATCTCGCCGCCTCAAGCCTTATTTCCAAGGCAGGAAGATCGTAGTCTACTCGGAATACCCGCTGAAGAGAATCCTGGAACGTGCTAATGATTCCAGTCGACTGTCCATATGGTCAAATTTTCTGGGGGCGTATGAGATCAAGTACGAAAGCAAAACTGCAGAGAAGGGACACGCCCTGGCCGCACTGCTAGCATATTTTCCTGTGGACGACATAGAAACAGTTGTCGGGGAAGAAGAGGAATTGTTCAAACCCATAGAGTCAGCCACTGATCAGACTGGGGGCGATTCCGCAATGGAGGTCGATACACCTGAACCATTATGGACTGTATTTACTGATGGGTCATCAAATGTCGGTGAAGCTGGAGTTGGATGTGTCATCCTTACTCCCGAAGGATGGAGGATCGAGAAAGCGACCAGATTGGGTTTTCAAGCATCAAACAATGAAGCTGGATATGAAGTTTCAATTATCGGTTTAAAGGCTGTCAAACAGTTAGATGCGAAGAACGTGAAGCTAGTGACTGATTCCATGCTAGTAGTTAACCAGTTTCTGGGGACCTACAGAGATAAGAAAGAGAGGATGGCCTTGTATTTGGATCATATGAGAGAGATGGCAAATGAGTTCGACCAATTATCTATTGGGAAGCGACTGCGGTTGGAAAACAAGCACGCAGATGCTTTAGCATACCCTTCTTCCGCAGTCGAAACTGATACCACCTGTTTCGTTGTAGTGGATTTCCAAGAGTTTCCTAGCATCTCCGACAACCATTTTGTTCTGGCTCTAGAACACGCTAGTGGGGGAGAGAGGACAAATACATCAGCACATGGAGATACCGAGAACATTGATAGCAGTATGGATGTTGACAGTCCAGTGATAGATGATTCAGGCAATCCTGCAGAAAACGTTTCAGACTGGCGTCAACCTTATATCCGGTATTTGACAACCAGTGAACTCCCAGAAGATGAGAAACTTGCTTCAAAGGTGAAAAAGAATGCATGGACATATTCAATGATTGAGGGGTTGTTATACAACAAACTGTAG
- the LOC113360025 gene encoding uncharacterized protein LOC113360025, with the protein METGYQKYHDMKFTPLNIWLTELYEEISKDLSPPRPLPAETRDKRDKSKYCNYHKDHGHKTENCRSLQTEVQRMIDAGKLQEIHSMTRRASEDETRRKLRHLKEWYLTNHIDFVSGNGAEIRELGFTKIEFSEADMIGVYASHNDAIVITAWIGMFHVHRILVDTGSSVSVLFSGAYSSMNLPHDLIEEDENPIIGFSGEVTKAIGKVKIPITVADKSVLGNFTLLDCISPYNAIVGRDWLHEIGAFTSSYHQCLKFIAPEGVVKVRSD; encoded by the exons ATGGAAACTGGATATCAGAAGTATCATGATATGAAGTTTACACCGTTAAACATATGGCTGACAGAGTTGTATGAAGAAATAAGCAAGGATTTGAGCCCCCCTAGGCCTTTGCCAGCAGAGACACGTGATAAACGTGATAAGAGCAAATACTGCAATTATCATAAAGATCATGGTCACAAGACTGAGAATTGTCGCTCTTTACAGACCGAAGTCCAGCGAATGATAGACGCTGGAAAGCTACAAGA GATCCATTCAATGACCAGGCGGGCATCGGAAGATGAAACCAGGAGAAAGCTCAGGCATTTAAAAGAATGGTACTTGACCAATCATATCGATTTTGTCAGTGGAAATGGAGCCGAAATTCGGGAGCTTGGCTTCACGAAGATCGAGTTCTCTGAGGCAGACATGATAGGTGTGTATGCTTCCCACAATGATGCTATCGTTATAACTGCTTGGATTGGCATGTTTCATGTACACCGGATTCTAGTGGATACAGGAAGCTCAGTGAGTGTGTTGTTTTCAGGAGCTTATTCCTCTATGAATCTCCCACACGACTTGATCGAAGAGGATGAAAATCCAATTATCGGTTTTAGTGGCGAAGTTACAAAGGCGATTGGAAAAGTGAAGATACCTATAACAGTGGCTGACAAGTCCGTTCTAGGCAATTTCACGCTGCTTGATTGTATATCTCCCTACAATGCGATCGTGGGACGAGACTGGCTGCATGAGATCGGTGCATTCACATCCTCATATCATCAATGTTTGAAGTTTATTGCCCCTGAAGGAGTCGTGAAAGTTAGAAGTGACTAG